The sequence below is a genomic window from Roseiconus lacunae.
CTCAGCCAACGCCCCAGTCCGTCTCGCCGATCACTTCCCATCGTTCTCATGCGGCGACGACGGGAGCGTCCGAGGCAGAGTTAATCGAACAGATCGGACAACTGAAAGCTCAGTTGCGTCAGAACCAAGCGATGGCTTCGTTGGGCGAATTGACCAGCACGGCCACTCACGAATTTAACAACGTGCTGATGACGGTGATCAACTACGCCCGACTCGGCATCCGCAATCGCGACGATGCTTCGCGTGACAAAGCACTTTCTAAAATTCTCGAAGCTTCCGAACGCGCCGCGCGAATTACATCGACCATTCTCGCCCAGGCACGCAATCGCTCCGACGCGATGGAGCCGACCGATCTGGTCGCCCTCGTACAGGACACGATGGTCCTGCTTGAACGCGAGATGAACAAATATCGTGTGAGTGTCGCGACCGAGTTCGCCGAGGGCACCGCGAAGGCACTCGCCGCCGGAAACCAGATTCAACGCGTGCTGTTAAATCTATTGATCAACGCCCGACAAGCGATCGGTGAAGGTGGCCAGTTGGTCGTCGCGGTTCGGAACAGCGATGACGGGGAGCACGTCGAAGTGATGGTGCGTGATAGCGGCTGTGGCATCGCCCAGGAAACACTGCCTAAAATCTTCCAGCCGTTTTTCTCTACCAAAAGCGGGCCTGATGAATCAGGAAAAGGCGGTACCGGGTTAGGGTTGTCGGCGTGCAAAGAAATCATCGATTCGCACAACGGCAAGATTCGTGTCGAAAGCAGTGTCGGCGTTGGCACCGCATTCACCATTCGGCTTCCTAAAGCCAGCTAGTGCTCGGTCATACCAAGTGTTTGCGGTTGGCTTTTCAGCCGCCAGATGCCGGTCCTGGTTATTGCTCGGGAACCGTGGCTAACGCCGTGCGGCTGATTCTCATTCCAGATGCTAACGAAACACTCGCGTTCGTTCGCTCGTTCCGGTCGTTGCCTAACGAATTTCGAAGGCGACTAGGTCGTGCGTCGATCTCGAAGTCGACGGACCGCTTTTTGGGCAAGTTTCGGCAACGATCGCTGGATCATTTTCCCTGAACACTCGGCGTCCTTTTTGGGGCGTACGATAAAGTCGTAACCGGTAGGAATACGATCCTGCTGGGTTCGGAATGATTCTCGGATCAAACGCTTCCAGCGATTGCGAACGACCGCATTGCCGGTTTTCTTCGGGATCGTTACGCCCAATCTTCTGTCCGACCGGTCTTGAGTTGACGACGTTTTTTGGGCGAGCAATGCTTCTTGAGGAATCGCGAAGACGACCAAACAGTTGTCGGCGGCACATGTCCCACGTCGCAAGATCAGCGTGAACTCGCTTCCTCGAGTCACACGTTTCGCCTTCGGAAACGTGTGGCGACCGCGGGCAGTGTTCGTGGTTATTTTGGCCATCGATTCAATGCGCACTACAACTTGATCTGATCACGCACCGATTGCGGATTGCGTTCGGCGAACGTCTTGATCAATTCTTGAGACGTTTCATCGACCGATTCCGGAACGCGAACTTGCAGTTGCACGATCAAGTCGCCGGGTTGTCCCGATTTGGGCTGAATCCCTTGACCCTTCAGACGCAGCTTGCGCCCGCTACTGCTACCGGCGGGAATGTTCAGCGCGACCGAACCGGCGGGCGTTGGCACGTCGACTTTGGCGCCCAGCACAGCTTCGCTGATGGTGACAGGTAAAGTCAATTCGAGGTTCTGGCCGTGCCGTTTAAAATGTTGATGCGGGGTGGTTTTGATGATCAAAATCAAGTCACCGCGGGGACCACCGTTGGGCGACGGACTGCCTTGTTCGCGGAGACGCATCTTGGCACCTTCGGCGACACCCGGTGGAAGCGTGACGGCCAGCTTCTCGCCGTTAACGTAAAACTCGGTCTCACCGCCTTTGATGACCAGTTCCAATGGCAGCTCAAGTTCGTGCCGAACGTTCGCGCCTTTTTGCGGGGCCCGCTGACGTGTGGCCGCACCGCCAGCGTTTCTTCCGCCCGCGGCCCGGCCGCCGAGAATCTGTTCGAAAAAATCTCCGAAGCCGCCTTCGAAGTTGAATCCCCCGGCTCCGCCGCCGCTTCCGGGGCGAGCACCACCGCCGCCGCCAAAAATTTGATCGAGGTCGAGTCCGTCGAATCCACCGGGCGAGGCACCCGAATAACCGCCACCGCGGATCTTTTCAAAGTCCGAGCCATAGCGATCATACGCGGCGCGTTTCTCGTCATCGCTTAAAACGTCGTAAGCTTCTTGAATCCGCTTGAACCGGTCTTGCGCGTCTTTGCCGGGGTTTTTGTCCGGGTGATATTTTAGCGCGAGTTTTCGGTGCGCTTTCTTGATCTCGTCCTTCGACGCGTTTCGGGATACCCCCAGGATCTGATACAGGTCTTCTGACACGATGAATTAACACTATGCGGTTGAATGGAAGTCGGCCAAGCGTCTGGCTCGCCTTTTATACTGCAAGGGAGACAATCTTGGCAGGACAATCAAAACCGACGAGTCAAATGCAATCTTTGCGCCAGTTGCGGACATCCGCCGTTTGTAAACACCGCGTTTGTGCGAGACACGGCTTTCGGCAGTGTCTGTTTTATTCTGTCGTCGTGTTGGTGACGTTTGTATCGATCACCGGCTTAGGCGCGGGGCGACTCTGGGCGGCGGGCGGAACGTTAACGCTGAATCTTGTCGATGAGACGACCGACGAGCCGGTGATTTCTCGAGTGGAGTGTTTTCGTGTTCAGCCAGGCAAACGCGATAAGCCGATGCCGATTCGGCAGACCGTTGATGCGGGAATGGGGGTCGTTGTTGATCGTTCGGTACTGATGGAATTACCCGACGGTGCCTATCGTTTGCAGATTATTCGTGGTCCCGAATACCGCGTCGTCGGCGCAAGTTTTTCGCTTGAGAAGACCAGCTTGGATGAAAAAACGGTTGCGCTTCCGCGAATGATTGAAATGAAACGCGAAGGCTGGATGTCGGGAGATTGCTGCGTCGTTCCCAGCTCGAATAGTTTGCCGCTGCGTATGGCGTCCGAAGATTTGCACGTCGTAGCGGTGCTGGAGGATGTGCCTGCCAAGCCGATCCCGCACCGTGATTCGGATGAACCGATCGAGCACACGCCGACTTGGATTCGCAGTGACGTTGTATCCGCCGAAGGTTTGATTTTCTACGGAGTCGATGATGCCTTTCGATCTGAGATCGCTGCGGCGAAGTCGTCAACCGAAATGTTGGTCGCGGCATCTCGGAGCGAGCTTGCTGGTCAACTAAAGGTCGGTGTGGAAAACCCGTTTGCTTGGGAGTTGCCGGTGTGGTTGGCCAGCCAGAAATTGGACGGATTGTTTGTCATGGGCGATTGGTTGCGACTGGACAAAACGATTTATCAGGTTCGTGACGGTCGCGGTGAGCAAGCATTTTCTCTTCGCGAGCCGACACAGGTGGGGCGTTATGCCGAGCAAATTTATCGCCATCTCCTTGATGCCGGTATCGATATCGTCCCGCTCGCCGGCGGTGGTGATGATTCCGCGGGAACGCCGGTTGGGTACAACCGACTTTATGTAACCAGTCACCATGAAGCGACGAACGAAACCGGTGTGTCGCGGCCGGTCCTGCCGACATCATCACGGCAATGGTGGGACGGGGTTTGGCAGGGTCGCAGCGTGGCAACGAATGGACCGTTGCTGCGTCCACTGGTCGCCGGAACACTTCCGGGTCATGTGTTCGAAGGTCGGACCGGCGAAGTGCTGCAGTTGCACCCCGAATTAAACCTGACAGTTCGTGATCCGGTCGACTATTTGGAAGTGATTTACAACAACCAAGTCCATTACAGCGCGCGGTTGGATGAATTCGCCGAGGCTGGTGGAAGAATCCCGCCGATCGAAGCAAAGCAAAGCGGTTGGGTCATCATGCGGGTGCTGACGCTGCACGAGGGCCATTACCGGGCTGCGATGACCGCACCATGGTGGATCGAATTCGACGGAGAACGCAGAGTCAGCCAAGCGAGTGTTGAGTTTTTTCGCGCTTGGTTATCGGCGTATGAAAAGCGACTCGCGCAAACGCAGCCCGAGGCGATTGATCGAGAAGCCCCGTTCGTTCGCGCCGCCCGTCGATTTTGGACACGGCGCGCCGAACAGTCGAAGCGATGGACGGGGAGTGCGGTCGCGAAGTGACCGTCGCCTGTTGTCGCCCGTCCCGAAAGCCGCTAACCCGTGCGGCTCCGTTGCATTAGTGTTCCGCCTAGACCGAAGGTTCTGGGGCACTCGTTAGCAGACGGGGATTGGTTTCGGAGATTGCACCCAAACCGCGGCTAACGCCGTTCGGCTGATGGGGAAACCGCGGCTAACGCCGTTCGGCTGATCCTCATTTCAGGTATTGGCGAAGCACTAGCCGTCGTAGCGACCGACAACGATGCAGGCGTTGTGGCCTCCAAAACCAAAGCTATTGCTCATCGCGAGTTTGACTTCCTTTGAGGCCGCGACATTGGGGGTGTAGTTGAGGTCACACTCGGGGTCTTGGTTGTCCAAGTTGATCGTTGGGGCGATGGTTTGCGTTTCGATTGACTTGCACAAGATCACCGCTTCGATGCCACCGCTTGCGCCCAGCGAGTGACCGAGCGCGCTTTTCGTGCTACTGACGGTTGTCTTGAAGGCGTGTTCGCCGAAGACGCGTTTAATAGCTTTCGTTTCGGCGATGTCACCCAGTGGGGTGCTGGTGCCGTGGGCGTTGATGTAGTCGATTTGTTCGGGGCCAACGCCGGCGTCGGCCAGTGCCGCTGACATGGCGGCGGCGGCACCGACGCCATCGGGATCCGGCGCGGTGATGTGTCCGGCGTCGCTGGTGGTCCCATAACCGAGGACTTCACCGTAGATGTTCGCACCACGTGCGATGGCGTGATTGAGTTCTTCGAACACCAGAACTCCGGCACCTTCACCGAGGACAAATCCATCACGATCCTTGTCAAATGGTCGGCTGGCCTTGGTCGGTTCTTCGTTGCGCATCGAGAGTGCTTTCATGTTCTGAAACGCGGCCAACCCCATCCGGGTCAGAGCGGCTTCGCTGCCGCCGGTGATCACGACATCGGTTTCGTTCAGACGAATGCTACGCAGGGCGTCACCCATCGCGTTGGTGGCGCTGGCACAGGCCGTTGCGACGGCGTAGTTGGGGCCCTTCAATCCGTACGTGATCGAAATATTACCACCGGCCGCGTTGACCATCATCTTTGGAACGGTGAACGGACTCACTCGGGAAGGCCCTTTGGTCAGCATCCGTTCGATTTGGTTTTCGAT
It includes:
- a CDS encoding sensor histidine kinase, with protein sequence MTQPTPQSVSPITSHRSHAATTGASEAELIEQIGQLKAQLRQNQAMASLGELTSTATHEFNNVLMTVINYARLGIRNRDDASRDKALSKILEASERAARITSTILAQARNRSDAMEPTDLVALVQDTMVLLEREMNKYRVSVATEFAEGTAKALAAGNQIQRVLLNLLINARQAIGEGGQLVVAVRNSDDGEHVEVMVRDSGCGIAQETLPKIFQPFFSTKSGPDESGKGGTGLGLSACKEIIDSHNGKIRVESSVGVGTAFTIRLPKAS
- the rnpA gene encoding ribonuclease P protein component — encoded protein: MAKITTNTARGRHTFPKAKRVTRGSEFTLILRRGTCAADNCLVVFAIPQEALLAQKTSSTQDRSDRRLGVTIPKKTGNAVVRNRWKRLIRESFRTQQDRIPTGYDFIVRPKKDAECSGKMIQRSLPKLAQKAVRRLRDRRTT
- a CDS encoding DnaJ C-terminal domain-containing protein; translation: MSEDLYQILGVSRNASKDEIKKAHRKLALKYHPDKNPGKDAQDRFKRIQEAYDVLSDDEKRAAYDRYGSDFEKIRGGGYSGASPGGFDGLDLDQIFGGGGGARPGSGGGAGGFNFEGGFGDFFEQILGGRAAGGRNAGGAATRQRAPQKGANVRHELELPLELVIKGGETEFYVNGEKLAVTLPPGVAEGAKMRLREQGSPSPNGGPRGDLILIIKTTPHQHFKRHGQNLELTLPVTISEAVLGAKVDVPTPAGSVALNIPAGSSSGRKLRLKGQGIQPKSGQPGDLIVQLQVRVPESVDETSQELIKTFAERNPQSVRDQIKL
- a CDS encoding CehA/McbA family metallohydrolase domain-containing protein; translated protein: MQSLRQLRTSAVCKHRVCARHGFRQCLFYSVVVLVTFVSITGLGAGRLWAAGGTLTLNLVDETTDEPVISRVECFRVQPGKRDKPMPIRQTVDAGMGVVVDRSVLMELPDGAYRLQIIRGPEYRVVGASFSLEKTSLDEKTVALPRMIEMKREGWMSGDCCVVPSSNSLPLRMASEDLHVVAVLEDVPAKPIPHRDSDEPIEHTPTWIRSDVVSAEGLIFYGVDDAFRSEIAAAKSSTEMLVAASRSELAGQLKVGVENPFAWELPVWLASQKLDGLFVMGDWLRLDKTIYQVRDGRGEQAFSLREPTQVGRYAEQIYRHLLDAGIDIVPLAGGGDDSAGTPVGYNRLYVTSHHEATNETGVSRPVLPTSSRQWWDGVWQGRSVATNGPLLRPLVAGTLPGHVFEGRTGEVLQLHPELNLTVRDPVDYLEVIYNNQVHYSARLDEFAEAGGRIPPIEAKQSGWVIMRVLTLHEGHYRAAMTAPWWIEFDGERRVSQASVEFFRAWLSAYEKRLAQTQPEAIDREAPFVRAARRFWTRRAEQSKRWTGSAVAK
- the fabF gene encoding beta-ketoacyl-ACP synthase II produces the protein MAQESNSSTATPTVYKGERRVVITGVGVVTPLAVEVQEFWKRLTAGESGVGKITLVDTEKYKVHFAGEVYDFSLEGITDPREEKRLDRFTQFAVHAGHQAVNDSKLDFDAIDRTRCGVILGSGIGGLVEIENQIERMLTKGPSRVSPFTVPKMMVNAAGGNISITYGLKGPNYAVATACASATNAMGDALRSIRLNETDVVITGGSEAALTRMGLAAFQNMKALSMRNEEPTKASRPFDKDRDGFVLGEGAGVLVFEELNHAIARGANIYGEVLGYGTTSDAGHITAPDPDGVGAAAAMSAALADAGVGPEQIDYINAHGTSTPLGDIAETKAIKRVFGEHAFKTTVSSTKSALGHSLGASGGIEAVILCKSIETQTIAPTINLDNQDPECDLNYTPNVAASKEVKLAMSNSFGFGGHNACIVVGRYDG